In the Caballeronia sp. LZ062 genome, one interval contains:
- a CDS encoding D-glycerate dehydrogenase, with protein MTSKKIVAYKPLPPDVEAYLRTHAEVVNVDPKDQAAFVAALKEADGAIGASVKITPDMLEGATRLKALSTVSVGFDNFDVDDLTRRGIVLTHTPAVLTESTADTVFALILASARRVVELAEWVKEGNWNASIGEACFGVDVQGKTLGIVGLGRIGGAVARRAALGFRMNVLYTNRQPNEQAEKQYGARRVPLDELLAQSDFVCLQVPLTPETRGLIGANELKKMKPSAILINASRGPTVDEAALIEALKNGTIRAAGLDVFEQEPLPADSPLLAMKNVVALPHIGSATHETRHAMNKNAAENLIGALDGTLTENIVNREVRMR; from the coding sequence ATGACCTCAAAGAAAATCGTAGCCTACAAACCTCTGCCGCCCGACGTGGAAGCGTACCTGCGCACGCACGCGGAAGTCGTCAACGTCGACCCTAAAGACCAAGCCGCGTTCGTGGCGGCGCTGAAAGAAGCAGACGGCGCCATCGGCGCAAGCGTGAAGATCACGCCGGACATGCTCGAAGGCGCGACGCGGCTAAAGGCCTTGTCGACCGTATCGGTAGGCTTCGACAATTTCGACGTCGACGATCTCACACGCCGCGGCATTGTCCTGACGCACACACCCGCTGTGCTGACCGAATCCACCGCCGATACGGTATTCGCGTTGATCCTTGCAAGCGCGCGCCGCGTCGTCGAGCTCGCCGAATGGGTCAAGGAAGGCAACTGGAACGCGAGCATCGGCGAAGCGTGTTTTGGCGTCGATGTACAAGGCAAGACGCTCGGCATTGTCGGGCTGGGCCGCATCGGCGGGGCAGTTGCGCGGCGTGCGGCGCTCGGCTTTCGAATGAACGTGCTCTATACCAATCGCCAACCGAACGAACAAGCCGAGAAACAATACGGCGCGAGACGCGTGCCGCTCGACGAACTGCTCGCTCAGTCCGACTTCGTTTGTCTGCAAGTGCCGCTCACGCCGGAGACGCGCGGTCTCATCGGCGCGAACGAATTGAAGAAGATGAAGCCGAGCGCAATCCTGATCAACGCGTCGCGCGGGCCGACCGTCGATGAAGCCGCGCTCATAGAGGCCCTCAAGAACGGCACCATCCGCGCCGCCGGTCTCGATGTATTCGAACAAGAGCCGCTGCCGGCCGATTCACCGCTTCTTGCAATGAAGAACGTCGTCGCGCTGCCGCACATCGGCTCGGCCACGCATGAAACTCGGCATGCAATGAACAAGAACGCCGCCGAGAATCTCATCGGTGCGCTCGACGGCACGCTCACCGAAAACATCGTCAACCGCGAAGTGCGCATGCGCTAA
- a CDS encoding MFS transporter: MHTSSTPTLAVRRWWAIMPIVFITYSLAYLDRANYGFASAAGINQDLGISKGLSSLIGALFFLGYFFFQIPGAIYAERRSVKKLVFWSLVLWGGCAAATGMVSNIPSLMAIRFVLGIVEAAVMPAMLVFIANWFTKSERSRANTFLILGNPVTVLWMSVVSGYLVNSFGWRHMFVAEGLPAVVWAVMWWFIVKDKPAQVSWLSDQEKRDLDTTLRAEQAAIKPVKNYREAFKSPAVIKLCAQYFCWSIGVYGFVLWLPSILKSGSTLGMVETGWLSAVPYLAATIAMLLASWASDKLQARKAFVWPFLLIGAIAFAGSYMLGSTNFWASYTLLVVAGAAMYAPYGPFFAIVPELLPKNVAGGAMALINSMGALGSFVGSYVVGYLNGATGSPAASYVFMSVALLLSVWFTLAVKPQAAVPASGVLRS; encoded by the coding sequence ATGCACACATCCTCGACACCCACGCTCGCCGTACGCCGCTGGTGGGCGATCATGCCGATCGTCTTCATCACATACAGCCTCGCCTATCTGGACCGCGCGAATTATGGCTTTGCTTCGGCTGCTGGCATCAATCAGGATCTCGGCATCAGCAAGGGATTGTCGTCGTTGATCGGCGCACTGTTCTTTCTGGGTTACTTCTTTTTCCAGATTCCGGGCGCGATCTACGCCGAACGACGCAGCGTGAAGAAGCTCGTCTTCTGGAGCCTCGTGCTGTGGGGCGGATGCGCGGCGGCAACGGGCATGGTCAGCAATATCCCCTCGTTGATGGCGATTCGCTTCGTGCTCGGCATCGTCGAGGCGGCGGTCATGCCCGCGATGCTCGTCTTCATCGCGAACTGGTTCACCAAGTCCGAACGATCGCGCGCGAATACGTTCCTCATTCTGGGCAATCCAGTGACGGTGCTGTGGATGTCGGTCGTATCGGGCTATCTGGTGAACTCGTTCGGCTGGCGTCACATGTTCGTTGCCGAGGGTTTGCCCGCGGTCGTATGGGCGGTGATGTGGTGGTTCATCGTGAAGGACAAGCCCGCGCAGGTGAGCTGGCTCTCGGATCAAGAGAAGCGTGATCTCGACACGACGTTGCGCGCCGAGCAAGCCGCCATCAAGCCGGTGAAGAACTATCGCGAGGCATTCAAGTCGCCTGCGGTCATCAAGCTGTGTGCGCAATATTTCTGCTGGAGCATTGGCGTGTACGGGTTCGTGCTGTGGTTGCCGTCGATCCTGAAGAGCGGTTCGACGCTGGGCATGGTCGAAACCGGCTGGCTCTCGGCAGTGCCGTATCTGGCCGCAACCATCGCGATGCTGCTCGCCTCGTGGGCATCCGACAAGCTGCAGGCGCGCAAGGCATTCGTGTGGCCGTTTCTGCTCATCGGTGCGATCGCGTTCGCGGGATCGTACATGCTTGGGTCTACTAACTTCTGGGCGTCGTACACGCTGCTCGTCGTTGCAGGTGCCGCCATGTATGCGCCCTATGGTCCCTTCTTTGCGATCGTGCCTGAGCTGCTGCCGAAGAATGTCGCCGGCGGGGCGATGGCGCTGATCAACAGCATGGGAGCGTTGGGCTCGTTCGTAGGTTCTTACGTGGTCGGGTATCTCAATGGAGCAACCGGGTCGCCGGCAGCCTCTTACGTGTTCATGAGCGTTGCGCTTTTGCTTTCTGTCTGGTTTACGCTTGCCGTCAAACCTCAAGCGGCGGTTCCTGCTTCTGGGGTTTTGCGGTCTTGA
- a CDS encoding sugar kinase, translating to MQVEHNALDVVTYGEAMAMFVAADTGDLASVGHFTKRIAGADLNVAIGLSRLGFKVGWMSRVGLDSFGRYVLDVLAAEGIDARCVRTDERHPTGFQLKGKCDDGSDPAVEYFRKGSAASHLSVDDYVADYVLGARHLHLTGVAPAISASSRELAFYMAREMHAACKTISFDPNLRPTLWPSREAMAESLNALAALADWVLPGVSEGLVLTGYAEPEDIAAFYLDRGAKGVVVKLGAQGAYFRTADGDAGLVPGVPVMNVVDTVGAGDGFAVGVVSALLEGRSVRDAITRGNRIGALAIQVIGDSEGLPTREALDALEAQDKNDKTAQAAAIV from the coding sequence ATGCAAGTTGAGCACAATGCCCTGGATGTGGTCACCTATGGCGAGGCGATGGCGATGTTCGTCGCCGCCGACACCGGCGACCTCGCGTCGGTCGGCCACTTCACGAAGCGCATCGCGGGGGCGGACCTGAATGTTGCGATCGGGCTGTCGCGGCTCGGTTTCAAGGTCGGCTGGATGAGCCGCGTCGGCCTGGATTCGTTCGGCCGCTATGTGCTCGACGTGCTTGCGGCAGAAGGAATCGATGCGCGCTGCGTGCGTACCGACGAACGTCACCCGACAGGCTTTCAGCTGAAGGGCAAGTGCGACGACGGCAGCGATCCGGCGGTCGAGTACTTCCGCAAGGGTTCGGCGGCGAGCCATCTTTCGGTGGACGACTACGTTGCCGACTACGTGCTCGGCGCGCGCCATCTGCATCTCACGGGCGTTGCACCCGCCATATCCGCGAGCTCGCGTGAACTGGCGTTCTACATGGCTCGCGAAATGCATGCAGCATGCAAAACGATTTCCTTCGATCCCAACCTGCGCCCGACGCTTTGGCCTTCACGCGAAGCCATGGCTGAATCGCTGAACGCGCTCGCCGCGCTCGCCGACTGGGTGTTGCCGGGCGTGAGCGAGGGCCTCGTGCTCACCGGTTACGCGGAGCCCGAGGACATCGCGGCGTTCTATCTCGATCGTGGCGCGAAAGGCGTGGTCGTCAAGCTCGGCGCACAGGGCGCGTACTTCCGCACCGCCGACGGCGATGCGGGCCTGGTGCCCGGCGTGCCGGTGATGAACGTGGTCGATACCGTCGGCGCAGGCGACGGCTTCGCGGTCGGCGTCGTCAGCGCGCTGCTCGAAGGGCGAAGCGTGCGCGATGCGATCACACGCGGGAATCGCATCGGCGCGCTGGCGATCCAGGTGATCGGCGATAGCGAGGGCCTGCCGACGCGCGAGGCGCTCGATGCACTGGAAGCGCAGGACAAGAACGACAAGACGGCGCAGGCCGCAGCCATCGTCTGA
- a CDS encoding cystathionine gamma-synthase family protein: protein MDKQGFTTSIVHGDRNAGVEHGGLRQPIHTSVQYGFERVEDLIGVFQGTKKGGYNYARQGTPTTAALERKLTMLEEGVGSICFSTGMAAITAVFLTLLRAGDHLVASRYVFGNTNSLFNTLRTLGIDVTTVDASEREHVADAITPKTRMVFVETIANPGTQVPDLLRIGELCRERGLAYVVDNTITSPALFKPKTVGASLVVNSLTKTIAGHGAALGGAVTDTGLFDWNRYPNIADDYRRAAPKEQGLLQIRKKGLRDMGAALSSEQAHQIALGAETLALRVTKCSDNALALARFLERHEAIGRVFYPGLESHPQYGIAKSLFKNGSWLLSFELRNPDRMIDVINALQLPVKATGLGDTRTLIIPVAPTIFFEAGAETRKSMGISDGMIRLSAGIEEIDDLIADFDQALRLG from the coding sequence ATGGACAAGCAAGGCTTCACCACGAGCATCGTTCATGGCGATCGAAACGCGGGCGTCGAACATGGCGGCCTGCGCCAGCCGATACACACCTCGGTCCAGTACGGGTTCGAGCGCGTCGAAGATCTGATCGGTGTATTCCAGGGCACGAAGAAGGGCGGCTACAACTATGCGCGTCAAGGCACGCCGACCACGGCGGCGCTCGAGCGCAAGCTGACGATGCTCGAAGAGGGCGTCGGTTCGATCTGCTTCAGCACCGGCATGGCCGCGATCACCGCCGTGTTCCTGACGCTCTTGCGCGCGGGCGACCATCTCGTCGCAAGCCGCTATGTTTTCGGCAACACGAATAGTCTCTTCAACACGCTTCGCACGCTCGGTATCGACGTGACTACGGTCGATGCGAGCGAGCGCGAACACGTCGCCGACGCCATCACGCCGAAGACGCGCATGGTCTTCGTCGAAACGATCGCGAATCCGGGAACGCAGGTGCCGGATCTGCTCCGAATCGGTGAACTGTGCCGCGAGCGCGGATTGGCGTATGTCGTCGATAACACAATCACGTCGCCCGCGCTCTTCAAGCCGAAGACCGTCGGTGCGAGCCTTGTCGTCAATTCGCTGACGAAGACCATCGCGGGTCATGGCGCGGCGCTCGGCGGTGCGGTGACGGACACCGGGCTATTTGACTGGAACCGGTATCCGAATATCGCGGACGATTACCGCCGTGCCGCTCCCAAGGAGCAGGGACTATTGCAGATCCGCAAGAAGGGCCTGCGCGACATGGGCGCGGCGTTGTCGTCGGAACAGGCGCATCAAATTGCGTTAGGGGCCGAGACGCTTGCGCTACGCGTCACGAAGTGCAGCGACAACGCGCTGGCGCTCGCGCGCTTTCTCGAGCGCCACGAAGCTATCGGCCGCGTGTTTTATCCGGGGCTCGAAAGTCATCCGCAGTATGGCATCGCGAAGTCGCTGTTCAAGAACGGCTCGTGGCTGCTGTCGTTCGAGTTGCGCAATCCGGACAGGATGATCGACGTGATCAATGCGCTTCAGTTGCCGGTGAAGGCAACGGGTCTCGGCGATACGCGCACGCTCATCATTCCTGTTGCGCCCACCATTTTCTTCGAAGCTGGCGCGGAAACGCGCAAGTCGATGGGCATTTCCGACGGCATGATCCGGCTGTCGGCGGGCATCGAGGAAATCGACGATCTCATCGCGGATTTCGACCAGGCGCTTCGGCTGGGTTGA
- a CDS encoding LysR family transcriptional regulator has product MTPDQLITFAAVAEHGNISRAAVALHLSQPAVSGQLRLLNDEFGEPLYQRDGRGVRLTPAGEALLGYANRLRDTFRQAHALRDAMRGLESGTLRIGASTTPASYLLPYLIAAFRKRYPDVAVTTIDGNTTEIVATLGSLDIAIIEGPAGLELPPAAGVTPWLDDEIVAILPAGHPLADGSESATLDAIGQHPLVLRERGSGVRQIVERAFVERAVAMRVALEIAGVEGVKEAVRAGMGIGFVSAMSIRHEDNALRRLHIAPNPLTRRFSILVPHAAAPSRAAARFLELCEERLATGS; this is encoded by the coding sequence ATGACCCCGGATCAACTGATAACCTTCGCTGCGGTAGCCGAGCACGGCAATATCAGCCGCGCCGCCGTCGCGCTCCATCTGTCGCAACCGGCCGTGTCCGGCCAGCTTCGTCTTTTGAATGATGAATTCGGTGAACCGCTGTATCAGCGAGATGGCCGGGGCGTCAGGCTTACGCCGGCCGGCGAGGCGTTGCTCGGCTACGCGAACCGCCTTCGCGACACGTTCCGGCAGGCGCACGCGCTGCGCGATGCCATGCGGGGGCTCGAAAGCGGCACGCTGCGTATCGGCGCGAGCACCACGCCCGCGAGCTACCTGCTACCGTATTTGATCGCGGCCTTCAGGAAACGGTATCCGGACGTTGCGGTGACGACGATCGACGGAAACACGACCGAAATCGTCGCGACGCTCGGCTCGCTCGACATCGCGATCATCGAAGGGCCGGCCGGGCTGGAACTGCCACCGGCTGCCGGCGTGACGCCGTGGCTCGATGACGAAATCGTGGCCATTTTGCCCGCCGGCCATCCGCTCGCTGATGGCAGTGAATCTGCGACGCTCGACGCTATCGGCCAGCATCCGCTCGTGCTGCGTGAGCGCGGTTCGGGTGTGCGACAGATCGTCGAGCGAGCGTTCGTGGAGCGCGCAGTCGCCATGCGCGTCGCGCTGGAGATTGCGGGCGTCGAGGGCGTGAAAGAGGCGGTGCGGGCGGGCATGGGCATCGGCTTCGTCTCCGCCATGTCGATCCGGCATGAAGACAATGCGCTCCGGCGTCTCCACATCGCACCGAACCCGCTTACGCGCCGTTTCTCGATTTTGGTCCCGCACGCTGCGGCGCCGTCGCGGGCTGCGGCGCGTTTCCTTGAACTGTGCGAAGAGCGCCTTGCAACGGGCTCCTGA
- a CDS encoding ClcB-like voltage-gated chloride channel protein: MLSFLLKLRTHAQRLFRLSDSHTMLIWAVVVGVAGAFATTVFRGGIAFSQGLLGNHSEGLVALATLLPWPVRIALPAAGGLIAGLCLIAARRHTKKQANADYMEAVTIGDGAVPVWQTIWRSLSSLFTITSGGSIGREGSMVQLAALASSLIGRWVHFDPPRLRLLVACGAAAGITSAYNAPIAGAFFVTEIVLGSMAMESFGPIVVSSVVANITMREFAGYRPPYEMPVFPTIAGVEVLLFVLLGLLCGALAPHFLRLLAASKRRFSLLPLPLPLRLALGGLIVGVISVWWPEVWGNGYEVVNSLLHQPWTWTALLTVLVFKTIATAATAGSGAVGGIFTPTLFVGAVLGCLFGLGVHGIWPHSTSAPFAYAMVGMGAFLAAATHAPLMAILMIFEMTLSYQVVLPLMLSCVVAYFIARTSEQTSMYEVTLRRTREEKERLRLAATQMRELVKPADTVVPLTANVKDMTRVFLEYPVKYLYVIDEAGRFRGVVALKDITSDLLDAHDTATKTAADYLQPQFDVLTPDMSLGEALQHFLAFQGERLPVIERKSEPLLLGVVYKTSLLDAYFRLNPTAR; this comes from the coding sequence GTGCTCTCATTTCTGCTCAAGCTGCGCACGCACGCGCAACGACTCTTTCGCCTGTCCGATTCGCACACCATGCTCATTTGGGCAGTGGTGGTCGGCGTGGCAGGCGCGTTCGCGACGACCGTGTTTCGCGGAGGCATCGCGTTCTCGCAAGGACTTTTGGGCAATCATTCCGAGGGACTCGTCGCGCTGGCAACGCTGCTGCCGTGGCCCGTGCGCATCGCGTTGCCTGCCGCAGGCGGGCTGATCGCAGGCTTGTGTCTGATTGCCGCGCGGCGACACACCAAGAAGCAGGCGAACGCCGACTACATGGAAGCCGTCACCATCGGCGACGGCGCGGTGCCGGTGTGGCAGACCATCTGGCGGAGCCTGTCGTCGCTGTTCACGATCACGAGCGGCGGCTCGATCGGCCGCGAAGGGTCCATGGTGCAACTTGCGGCGCTTGCTTCGTCGCTGATCGGCCGATGGGTCCACTTCGATCCGCCGCGTCTGCGCCTGCTAGTCGCCTGCGGCGCGGCGGCGGGCATCACGTCGGCATACAACGCGCCGATCGCCGGCGCGTTCTTCGTCACAGAAATCGTGCTCGGCTCGATGGCAATGGAGAGCTTCGGGCCGATCGTCGTGTCGTCGGTCGTCGCGAACATCACGATGCGCGAGTTCGCAGGCTACCGGCCGCCTTACGAGATGCCGGTTTTTCCAACCATCGCGGGCGTGGAAGTGCTGCTCTTCGTGCTGCTCGGTCTGCTGTGCGGAGCGCTCGCGCCGCATTTCCTGCGTCTCCTCGCGGCGTCCAAGCGCCGCTTCTCGCTGCTGCCGCTGCCCTTGCCGCTGAGGCTCGCGCTCGGCGGACTGATCGTCGGCGTGATCTCCGTGTGGTGGCCGGAAGTCTGGGGCAATGGCTATGAGGTCGTGAATTCGCTGCTGCATCAGCCGTGGACCTGGACGGCGCTCCTCACGGTGCTCGTCTTCAAGACCATCGCGACGGCGGCGACGGCGGGTTCCGGCGCGGTCGGCGGTATCTTCACGCCGACGCTTTTCGTGGGCGCCGTGCTCGGCTGTCTCTTCGGGCTTGGCGTGCACGGCATCTGGCCGCACTCCACCTCGGCACCGTTCGCCTACGCCATGGTCGGCATGGGCGCATTTCTCGCCGCCGCCACGCACGCGCCGCTCATGGCGATCCTGATGATCTTCGAGATGACGCTTTCGTATCAGGTCGTGCTGCCGCTGATGCTTTCGTGCGTCGTCGCGTACTTCATCGCGCGCACGTCGGAACAGACCTCGATGTACGAAGTCACGCTGCGCCGCACGCGCGAGGAAAAGGAGCGCCTGCGCCTTGCGGCCACGCAAATGCGCGAACTCGTGAAGCCCGCCGATACGGTCGTGCCGCTCACGGCCAACGTCAAAGACATGACACGCGTGTTTCTCGAATACCCGGTGAAATACCTGTACGTGATCGACGAAGCCGGACGCTTTCGCGGTGTCGTCGCGCTGAAGGACATCACGTCCGATCTTCTCGATGCGCACGACACCGCGACCAAGACCGCCGCCGATTACCTTCAGCCGCAATTCGACGTGCTCACGCCCGACATGTCGCTCGGCGAGGCGCTGCAGCACTTCCTGGCGTTCCAGGGCGAGCGGCTGCCGGTGATCGAGCGCAAATCGGAGCCGCTGCTGCTTGGCGTCGTGTACAAGACGTCGCTTCTGGACGCATACTTCCGTCTGAACCCGACGGCGCGCTGA
- a CDS encoding aldo/keto reductase: MVETIPSFGLGTFRVDADKTTHAVKSALQIGYRHIDTAQFYNNEAAVGQGVRESGVPRDDVWVTTKVWWDRLAHDKLIASLKDSHAKLDIGTIDLALVHWPSPDGAVPIAETLAAMQEAQQLGLIRHYGVSNFTAPLLEEALNAPGGREIVTNQIEVSPFLANRPLVEATQRLGVKVTAYMPLGEGRAHNDTTIKAIAEKHGATPEQVTFAWLLARDIVVLSASTNAQHQQSNWDAQKLTLDSDDIAKIDKLDEGKRNANPSFAPKW, from the coding sequence ATGGTCGAAACGATTCCGTCCTTTGGACTCGGCACATTTCGCGTCGACGCCGACAAAACCACGCACGCGGTCAAGAGCGCGCTGCAGATCGGCTACCGCCATATCGATACCGCGCAGTTCTATAACAACGAAGCCGCCGTCGGTCAGGGCGTGCGCGAGTCCGGCGTACCGCGCGACGACGTGTGGGTGACGACGAAAGTCTGGTGGGACCGTCTCGCGCACGACAAACTGATCGCGAGCCTGAAGGACAGTCACGCGAAGCTCGATATCGGCACCATCGACCTGGCGCTCGTGCACTGGCCGTCGCCCGACGGCGCGGTGCCCATCGCCGAAACGCTCGCCGCGATGCAGGAGGCGCAGCAGCTCGGCCTGATCCGCCATTACGGCGTCTCGAATTTCACAGCGCCGCTGCTCGAAGAGGCGCTGAATGCGCCCGGCGGCCGCGAGATCGTGACGAATCAGATCGAGGTGAGTCCGTTCCTCGCAAACCGCCCGCTCGTCGAGGCGACACAGCGGCTCGGCGTGAAAGTCACCGCCTATATGCCGCTCGGCGAAGGCCGCGCGCACAACGACACGACCATCAAGGCCATCGCCGAGAAACACGGCGCGACGCCCGAGCAAGTGACGTTCGCGTGGCTGCTCGCGCGCGACATCGTGGTGCTGTCGGCATCGACGAATGCGCAGCACCAGCAGAGCAACTGGGACGCGCAGAAACTCACGCTCGACTCCGACGACATCGCCAAAATCGACAAGCTCGACGAAGGCAAGCGCAACGCGAACCCGTCTTTCGCGCCGAAGTGGTAG
- a CDS encoding YeiH family protein, with product MSTVQPAPLVSSSSARGQLNGILFVGLFAAAVTRLSALPVIAGLGISPLIVGIVAGALYGNALKDGMPQSWAAGVNFSARKLLRIAVAFFGLRVSLQEIAQVGLPGFAVSALVVVSTLVIGTWVGMKLMKLDRDTALLTAAGSAICGAAAVLAFESTLQSKPHKSAMAVGSVVLFGTLSMFLYPIALHAGWLHLDTLGVGLFFGGTIHEVAQVVGAASNVSPEATHIATIVKMTRVMLLVPVLLVVGVWVSRARGNAATGVSDGKGKGEGKLAVPWFALGFLALVVVNSLHVLPDTATNTLNVLDTFALTMAMTALGMETRIAQIREAGPRAIATGAILYAWLIGGGLAITYGVERLFG from the coding sequence ATGTCCACTGTCCAGCCCGCTCCCCTCGTTTCTAGTTCGTCCGCACGTGGGCAACTGAACGGCATCCTGTTCGTCGGACTGTTCGCCGCCGCAGTCACGCGACTGTCCGCGCTTCCGGTCATCGCCGGATTGGGAATCAGCCCGCTGATCGTCGGCATCGTGGCGGGCGCGTTGTATGGCAACGCGCTCAAGGATGGCATGCCGCAAAGCTGGGCCGCCGGGGTGAACTTCTCGGCGCGCAAGCTGCTGCGTATCGCCGTCGCGTTCTTCGGGCTGCGCGTGAGCCTTCAGGAGATCGCGCAGGTCGGACTGCCGGGCTTCGCCGTGTCGGCGCTCGTCGTCGTGAGCACGCTCGTGATCGGGACGTGGGTGGGCATGAAACTGATGAAGCTAGACCGCGATACCGCTCTCCTCACGGCGGCCGGCAGCGCGATCTGCGGCGCGGCGGCGGTACTCGCGTTCGAATCGACGCTGCAATCGAAGCCGCATAAGAGCGCGATGGCCGTCGGCAGCGTCGTGCTGTTCGGCACGCTCTCGATGTTCCTGTATCCCATTGCATTGCATGCAGGCTGGCTGCATCTGGACACGCTCGGCGTGGGGCTGTTCTTCGGCGGCACGATTCACGAGGTCGCACAGGTTGTCGGCGCGGCGAGCAACGTGAGCCCGGAAGCGACGCACATCGCGACCATCGTTAAGATGACGCGCGTGATGTTGCTGGTGCCCGTGCTGCTCGTGGTCGGCGTGTGGGTCAGCCGGGCGCGCGGCAATGCCGCAACGGGCGTGAGCGATGGCAAAGGCAAAGGCGAAGGCAAGCTCGCGGTGCCGTGGTTCGCGCTTGGCTTTCTCGCGCTCGTTGTCGTGAATTCGCTGCACGTCCTGCCGGATACGGCGACGAACACCCTCAACGTCCTCGACACCTTCGCGCTCACGATGGCCATGACCGCGCTCGGCATGGAAACGCGCATCGCGCAGATTCGCGAAGCCGGCCCGCGCGCCATTGCAACCGGCGCGATTCTCTACGCGTGGCTGATCGGCGGCGGACTCGCGATCACGTATGGCGTCGAGCGGCTCTTCGGTTGA
- a CDS encoding TIM barrel protein has translation MIQPSSSANAEVVIVASAFGVDAVRRDGHAVSAEKAALSGADGFEVRRELCTDVSLSALTQLGDRIHAAGLWSVHSTPTSLFGADGSLDRDALSLALDEAHALGARIVKLQLGGSEHGVATDDATLHALTDAIADSKARVLVENGQLHAGGQPSAFKMLFAALPADSGLAMTFDTGNWLWADVDPLDAAERLAPYVGYVHCKATRGEGARRFAVAPAHDDAAFAALLARLPSNAPRGIEYPFHDEADAAIQVARIAAF, from the coding sequence ATGATTCAGCCGAGCAGCAGCGCGAATGCCGAAGTCGTGATCGTCGCAAGTGCGTTCGGCGTCGACGCGGTCCGTCGCGACGGTCATGCCGTCTCGGCCGAGAAGGCGGCGTTATCCGGCGCGGACGGCTTCGAAGTCCGCCGCGAATTGTGCACAGACGTCAGCCTGAGCGCGCTCACGCAACTGGGCGATCGCATCCACGCGGCCGGACTGTGGTCCGTGCATTCGACTCCGACATCGCTGTTTGGCGCCGACGGCTCACTCGACCGCGACGCGCTGTCGCTTGCCCTCGACGAAGCACATGCGCTCGGCGCGCGCATCGTCAAGCTGCAGTTGGGCGGCAGCGAGCACGGTGTCGCGACGGATGACGCGACGCTCCACGCCCTAACGGATGCCATCGCCGACTCCAAAGCGCGGGTTCTCGTCGAGAACGGTCAGTTGCATGCAGGCGGCCAGCCAAGTGCATTCAAAATGCTGTTCGCTGCGCTGCCCGCCGACAGCGGCCTCGCGATGACTTTCGATACCGGCAACTGGCTGTGGGCCGATGTCGATCCGCTCGACGCGGCCGAGCGACTCGCCCCGTATGTCGGCTATGTTCATTGCAAGGCAACGCGAGGCGAGGGCGCTCGGCGCTTCGCCGTCGCGCCCGCCCACGACGACGCCGCATTCGCGGCACTTCTCGCGCGACTGCCCTCCAATGCGCCGCGCGGCATCGAATATCCGTTCCACGACGAAGCCGACGCGGCCATCCAGGTCGCACGCATCGCCGCGTTTTGA
- a CDS encoding glutathione S-transferase, with product MAYELFYWDGLQGRGEFVRLALEDAGAEYIDVARETKKSGYGMDAMMKLLNSKTEPHIPFAPPFLRDGELIVPHVANILLYLGPKLNLAPKNEALRHVAHGLQLTIADLVAEVHDTHHPLATDLYYEDQKDAAKIRTMNFIEKRVPKFIGYFERVLKQNPHGDTQMVGDSVTYVDLSMFQIVEGLHYAFPRAMKTFAKHYPRVSALRDAVLERPNIAAYVDSERRIPFNESGIFRHYPELDQDAQ from the coding sequence ATGGCTTACGAACTCTTTTACTGGGACGGCTTGCAGGGCCGCGGCGAATTCGTGCGGCTCGCGCTGGAAGATGCGGGTGCGGAGTACATCGACGTCGCGCGCGAAACGAAAAAGAGCGGCTACGGCATGGACGCCATGATGAAGCTGCTCAACAGCAAGACGGAGCCGCATATTCCGTTTGCGCCGCCGTTCCTGAGAGACGGCGAGCTCATCGTGCCGCACGTCGCGAATATCCTGCTCTATCTCGGCCCGAAGCTGAATCTTGCGCCGAAAAACGAAGCGTTGCGCCATGTCGCGCACGGGCTGCAACTGACCATCGCGGATCTGGTCGCCGAAGTGCACGACACGCATCATCCGCTCGCAACCGATCTGTATTACGAAGACCAGAAAGACGCCGCGAAGATTCGCACGATGAACTTCATCGAGAAGCGCGTGCCGAAGTTCATCGGCTATTTCGAGCGCGTGCTGAAGCAAAACCCGCACGGCGACACGCAGATGGTCGGCGACAGCGTCACCTATGTCGATCTCTCGATGTTCCAGATCGTCGAGGGTTTGCATTATGCATTCCCTCGCGCGATGAAGACCTTCGCGAAACACTATCCCCGCGTGTCGGCATTGCGCGACGCGGTGCTGGAACGGCCGAACATCGCGGCGTATGTCGATTCGGAGCGGCGCATTCCGTTCAACGAATCGGGGATTTTCCGGCACTACCCCGAACTCGATCAGGACGCGCAGTAA